The genomic DNA TTCAGTTCCCTGTTACTATCCAAGCATTCTCATACTCTCAGGATACCACACATTACCAAGTCGCCGCTTATACTGGTCTTTGGATGCTGATGTTGGAGTCGAACtcgttgctaaggcaatgtcacgtgaTAGATTTGAAGAAATATTACGGTTTCTGCCTTCCACTGATAATCAGGCACTAAACAAGGATGACAAACTGGCAAAAATCCGACCTCTAATGAATCATTTGAACACAAGATTTGCCATGGCTTACCCTATGGATCAACATATATCACTTGATGaagcaatgatagaatattttggtaGGCATGGATACAAACAGTGCATTCGGAATAAACCTGTGAGATTTGGATTTGAAGCTTGGTGCCTAAATTCTCCACTTGGATATTTGGCTACGTTTGATGTATACCAAGGGACAGCCTTCGGGTTGAATCGTCACTATGAAGAAAGATTTGGAAAAGGTGGGGACACtttgatgattttatttgaaaaactaCCAAGTTATATCAAAGATATACCAGTGAGGTTTTACCTCGACAACTACTTCACAAGTTTACCTTTAGTAAATCACCTACAAGAGATAAACTATGGAGCAACTGGAACAATAAGGGACAACAGAATTCCGAAGACTTGTCCTATAAACTCCACAAACGAAATGAAGAAGGTTCCTCGAGGAGATACGGATGTTGTTGTGGATAATATTCACAAGATCTTGTTGGTACGCTGGAAGGATAATGCAGTAGTTTCAGTGGTATCAAATATTTCTCCTGTTTATCCTCTGGAAAGTGTATCTCGATGGTcagcaaaggacaaaaagaaaattagtgtaaGTCGACCTTATCTCATCGGGGATTACAACAGGCACATGGGTGGCACTGATAGGATGGACCAAAACATCAATTGTTACCGTATATCCATTAGAATGAAAAAGTGGTGGTGGCCTATATCTTCTTGGGTAATTGATGCAACGATTCAGAACTGCTGGCTTCTCCATCGTGTTGATGAAAGCAACTTCCACTGTTGTCATTCAAGCGCTACATTGCAAGGACATACCCTCAGCAGGCAGAACCAAGTGTGGGAATAGGTCGGCCAAGACAGTCATCTCGGGTTATTCCAAATGTACGTTATGACAATATTGGTCACCTCGTCGAACCCCTTGGAAAACAGGCATGGAAATGTgatctatcctcttgcaaatttcGTCCTTCGCAAGGGTGTGTGAAGTGTGGAGTTTCATTGTGTGTGAAATGCTTTGTTAAATATCATCGTCGTGCTCTTTAGAATGCTGCTAATTATAGTATCTGGTTTGTTATTGTGTGATATCACggaatttatctcaaaatttaaACAAGAATGAAGTTTCTCTAAAGCATGaaccagttttatttctattttattctacagtatcacaattttctgttaaacatttcacttgtagaagtaagaattattatccatttcacatattcaaatactATCAGCACGTGCAAAAGTAATAGGGCGCAACAAATTCAACAAATGTTAGCAGTAAACTGCAATATTTCTTTGTGTTATTCCGTAATAAATGCATTATTATTGAGTGTCTTGCTCCTAATATATCCtccttgtaatgaaaaaataccaataaaattttattatagaaaatagtcTCCTCAATAAAAATATGTACCCCTTATCCGcctaacctactatatatagtaggtcctatatatggacaaataccatgaaaaaaacatcaaatatatgataataccatataaatatacatattaaacttaaataatgaaaaaaaataagaaaaaaaattcaggcagtaatgggtttatagtattatttttattcaattatattcatatataaggatTGTGCTCACCACTCCTTAGCCAGACTttgcctgacgatgagaggagacacttGGCCCCCTCTCGTAATGCTTAGCAGCCATAGGCTACTTTATCATATAGACCTcgacttttttacttttattaaaatagcAGATTTGCTCTAGACATTTTTACCTCCATTACTAACGACAGACATAGCACAGTTATTAACAGAAAGTAGTTGTATCGGCAGAAGCAGTTTCACCGAAAGTCGAATCTTATAGTATCTGATTGTATGTTCGCCTGCTTGTCCACTAAATCTAATCCTTATATCTTCAACTGTGTTTGATGTTCTTTCAACTTTCTTCACGTCCCATGATCGGGTCATTGAACCGAAAAATCCTCTTCCCTTCCAAGCCATCGACTGAAGAATTTACGAAAGCGTCGCATGAAAAGCTCTAATTTAATGCCTGTTTATCATTGAAAATTCCTCATCAAATTTTATGGCAGAAATTGGGAGTAAGAAGGACCTTATGCTCATATTACATTGGAGTTCCGTGACTCTTTCCGAATTGGCTCACAAATTGAGCTGGTATTCCAAATAAGACTTTATTACATCCTTGCATAAGTTCTAGGCTATGTTATTGACTTGTAGAGTCTCATATCAAATATCAAGACACGCCTTTATGGCATGTGTTATCAAGGCCTCTTTTAGCATAAAAAATCCTCTGTATAATACAGTATGGGCTATGGAATCCATTATAAACAAAGACAATCCGGTATGTTATTCTGACATACTTTTCACAATTTATCTTCTAGAAAATCAGATAGGCTGGGAGTAAAACCCCTAAGAACAGTAAGCTCTGACCTTTTTTTGTTCAAAACATAAaggatttattttcttaaatggGTAACAGAACAAAAGAATTGTATATCTTTGCTTTGATTATATGGTAGATTTGATTCAAGATAAGATAATGATATCAAAGGTCAATGAACTGCGTGTCAATGTGCATTTTATGGCTTCTATCTCATTCATTTTACATCATTCACTTCAAGACGCCATTGCTCCCTCTCCTCTTATCTTAttacatggtctctctctctctctctctctctctctctctctctctctctctctctctctctctctctctgatgtcaggaatccagaaaactttaaatcaatctctctctctctctctctctctctctctctctctctctctctctctctctctctctctctctctctctctctctctctctctctcaaaacagggaATATTTTATATTCGTTTAATCTACTTAGTAGATTCTACTAAATATATTCTTCACATACCAGATTTGTGTAGAATGTTATCGGTTCATGTTTGCAAGGCCCTGCCGGCTTCTCTTGTGGCTTGCCTCATGCAAGTATACTTAACTCTGAAGGCTAGCAAAGCATAGTGGAGTTTATGGAGATGCAGACAAGCTGCATGTGAACCTTTCGTGGAGGTATAAAAGGTCTAAGTCATTTGTCAGCTTTATGTCGATTCTGAGATATGGGTTCGAATCTTGGAGCAGATAGGATTAGTTTACAGATAATtaatttgcaagtcctgtggtgttcttctaacaaggatagcgtcatcagcatactctaggtatgtgtgtgtgtctgtgtgcatgtatatatatatatatatatatatatatatatatatatatatatatacatatatatatatatatatatatatatatatatatatatatatatatatatgtatatatatatatatatatatatatatatatatatatatatatatgtatatatatatatatatatatgtatatatatatatatatatatatatatatatatatatatatgtatgtatatatatatatgtatatgtatatatatatatatatatatatatatatatatatatatatatatatatatatatatatatgtatgtatatatatgtatatgtatatgtatatatatatatatatatatatatatatatatatatatatatatatatatatatatatatatatatatatatatatatatatatatatataaaatcctaaaaCATATCCTGCAATCTCAAGTCCTTGATGTGCGCAATTCTGTCTAAATAATCAAACTAAAACTTAAATCCATTGCTTTCCAAAAGGCTAATTACCTTCGAGCAATTGCAAGAACAAATTACCATCTCAACGAGCTTTCATTTTTCAAGAAGGATTTTAAAGTGTTGCTTGATGAAGCTGTGCTTTTTTTCTCACCGGGGCTTCATGCTAATTAACACAACAAACCCACATAACCTAAAAACTTAGATAAAGGTTAAATGaataaatgcaattgaaaattAGATTGAAAATGcagattggaattttttttttgacattgaaataaatattcaaaaagaCAATGGTTAATCAATAAATGCAATTGAAAAAAGAAATGGATTAAaaatgcagaacgaaattttgttatattaaaatgataaagttgaattataTTGGGTGAAGAAAAGGGATTTTTTAAACTCCGGGtaagaataatattcaaaatatttataactgAATAAAATAACAGACATTATAGCGAGAGGATATCTAAAGAATacataatatatttcaatatgaGGATGAAAAATTTACAGAATCGATATCATCCtgactttagattttttttttagaaattgattaACCCGATTAAAATACATAGTTCAGTGATAAAAACGAGCCACAATTCttgtgagattattcaataatcatACAATATGTAAAGGTGTAATGCAAAGAcaatatactgaaggaagataggaaggctcaggcttttaacacacaaatgagtgtgctatgaaaagatgccagatactcccatgcgaaacgaatggctccatcttgtgagcgagcagccaaacattcagagcggtaatgcttacggatATATaagatggaattcgattgtaaattttgcgacatatttgttcataatttccattactatgtcagtatattttcctcatatattcatgatattcttaaattttaggtaactaaattgcaaattatgtttctcagtttatttttcagaaattcaatagttATATCTCTCtgatttagttaaattttcttgcaaatttaagtattgtacagtatattacaacca from Palaemon carinicauda isolate YSFRI2023 chromosome 34, ASM3689809v2, whole genome shotgun sequence includes the following:
- the LOC137626893 gene encoding piggyBac transposable element-derived protein 3-like; the protein is MDSEVVVRCLNRQGSRSPPLSQVTLAIFQLAEKKKWYLSAVHLQGVLNGLEGLALPLGLLEPPSGYHTLPSRRLYWSLDADVGVELVAKAMSRDRFEEILRFLPSTDNQALNKDDKLAKIRPLMNHLNTRFAMAYPMDQHISLDEAMIEYFGRHGYKQCIRNKPVRFGFEAWCLNSPLGYLATFDVYQGTAFGLNRHYEERFGKGGDTLMILFEKLPSYIKDIPVRFYLDNYFTSLPLVNHLQEINYGATGTIRDNRIPKTCPINSTNEMKKVPRGDTDVVVDNIHKILLVRWKDNAVVSVVSNISPVYPLESVSRWSAKDKKKISVSRPYLIGDYNRHMGGTDRMDQNINCYRISIRMKKWWWPISSWVIDATIQNCWLLHRVDESNFHCCHSSATLQGHTLSRQNQVWARENQIMGVDKALRTKVKTITLGEGVEPTTLVLKSIPSVGTTFVWSALRTSGGHDVCRAHAPCAVTKGALKYWDPQIPKESVVSDALKGIQLEDNMSVVLEETENNLLLQELDQEDDVPPETEV